The Cryptococcus deuterogattii R265 chromosome 4, complete sequence genome segment ACAGATACAATGTGGTTGTCATCGATCCAACTGATTTGGAAAGATCGAGGGCTGTCGTGGGCTTTGCCGGACGATACGGTTTCTGGATCTCGAGGATCAAATACAACGAGACGGCCATCTTTCGTGCCGATGGCTACCTTGTCACCTGCCGGGCTAAAGGCTAATCGGTATACCTATATAGCTCATAGTAAGAAGGGTTACTTACATAAACAAAGCATCGAGAAAGAGACATACTGAAGGAGCGGGTAAATCAACGActttgacttcttcacCCTTAGAAAGATCCCAAAATCGGATGTGAGCTTGCCCATAATCGTTGGTCACTCCCACAAGAAGATCTCTGGCAGtgggatggaaaagaattTGTGTAAATTTGTCGATGTTCTTCCCTGTACAAGAAATAAGTAACCAGCCcaatcttttttttggttcGGAAACAAGCCAGTCATAACCTACCGTGAAGCACTTGTCCAGGTCCAGGTCCAACACCCTGAACACCGTCCTCATCAATCTTCCACACTCTGATGGCCCCGTCTTCACCCGCAACCGCCACCCTCCCTCCGTCACCCAATTCAGCATCAAAATCAACAATCTCCACTCCGTTCGTCAAATACCCTTCTCCCCCTACTGCCactctccccttcttctttagAGGGTGTACACAAAGTCTACCACCGGTCCCCTGGATAGGGAAAAATGCCAAGTGAGGTGTCACCCTCAAGATTTGAGAATCTTGATGTAATGAAGAGATCGATGGGAGGGAGTCATAAGTCGGGATGAGTGGTGATTTGGCCGCAAGGAATTTGCGTGACCAGTGGGGGTTGAAACGTTCGGTAGTAGAGGCTGCTTGTGTCAGTGTGGGTGTGGGTTTGGTGGACGCCTGAGGTTGTGCCTGGGCTTGTGTCAGTGTGGGTGTGGGTTTGGTGGACGCCTGAGGTTGTGCCTGGGCTGCCACAGTAGACGTTGCTGTGGTAGCAGGCTCGGGTGTCTTGGCAGGAATAGTCTGCACAACGTCCTTCTGAGCCATTGGCTTGGGTGCCTCTGCCGTGGAGGCGGATGAATTGTTGGCTTTGGTAGATGTAGACGTCGCAGGCGCCTGTGAAGGCGGCACGCCCATTTCAAGCAGCTCTCTGTTCTCTCCAAACTTGAGTCTCAGACCCTGCCCGATCCAAGGCGCCTCCTGACTCCAGATTCCATCTTTCCAGAGTTCGTACCCTGGCATATACCTTTCCACAAACTTTTGAACCTGCTCATCACTCATCCCCTTGCCGCCATTCTTGGCCTTCATCCAATGCTCTTGTTCGAGCCGCCAGTCAAATACATAATCAAATGATTGGGGTTCGATTTGGATAAAGGTTGTGAATGAAGGGTAAATTGATGATGCGAAATCGGCAAGATAAGAGTTGAGGGTAAGGAGTGAAGAGAGGGGGTGGTTGGGGAAGTAGATCTTGGAGGTTGAGGGTGAAGCGGGTTTGGGCTGGCCATAGGCCTGCTTGAGGTCGGATTCGGACAAGGGTTTGAAACCCATGGACCATCCTTCCAGAATGAATACATCCAGCGGGCCAGTGATTAAAACTTTGTCCGCACTTCGATCACCTTCACCACCGCATAGACTCTTGTCAAACACGGGAAGATCCACAGTAGATCCAGGAGAATCATTGATGCTGTTTACCTTTTTGATCGTCTCAACCGCCAAGGCTATGTCATGTGTACCGGGGGGACCTCGACCAGCAAGGAGAGCATTGTCGGGATGCTGTTGAGCAACAGACTTTAAACCATCGTGGGTTTTATACAAGTCTATAAGAATTGTCAGAAGCGATTGAGAAAGATATCTTTTCGTAGCTTACCGTCGGTAGAAAGAATTGCCAACTTGAGCtgcttctcatctttcaaATAAGAAACAAGGGCTGTAGTCAAAGTGGTCTTGCCTACTTTTACGTCAGTAATTATACCCTAGAACGCTGCTTTACTCACCACAACCCTGAGGGCCTTGTAACCCCACCATCAAAGGCCCTTTATTACCCATGCTTTTATGCTTTGTCACTTGATCCACTAAGTAATCGGCTATGATACGAGCTTGGTAACTCGTAGACGAATAGTCCTCATCACcatgaagagaaggaaggttAGGATTGGCAACGGGCTCGTACTTGCTCTTCTGGGATGTTGATGGGGCAGATTGTACGGCAGAAGCGCCAGGAGCGAGTGGCACATTTTCAGGTTTTGATGATTGAGCTTCAGAAATTGTCGTCAACACAGGTTTATCAGCAGACTCTTTCGAAAGAGTGGcattttgtctttcttttgctAAATTTTCAACTTGCGTCTCCCAAGTACCTCGCCTGGATGGGTTAAGAGAGATAGGTAATGGTAAATTGTCTTCTCCCTTGAGCCAATCTGAAGCCGTTTGCTCGGGTACTTCATATAGCGTTAGCAGATTAAACTACCGGGATATGGGGAACTTACCAAATCCGAGGAGATCAGGGTATAAATCTTCGTGAAAGTCAATCAGCTGCCTTCGAGGCACCTTGATGCTGACAGGTAAGAGTGAGTCACCGTCCTTGTCAACGATGGGAATCAATATCCTTGAAATCTCTGCCTTCATCACATCAAGCTTTGCTGAATGGACAGCTGCCAGTGAGGCGTTTGCCAGGGGGAActggagaggatgaagggtcTCTTGGTATCCTTGCGGACCAGACAATTCAATCTGTCGAAGCGTCATGTCACCCCGGCCAGCTACATATATaatctttctttcctcatcgacCAATGGCAATAAAACACCAGGATTAGTATCCAAGCTCTGAGTAAAAGTAGTTGACAGCGATGACCCAGATAAGAGAGAGTACTGGCGATTTCGAGTTTTTGAGAAcgaggtgatgaagatatCTTCTCCTATCCATCTTATACGGGCTGGCTTCAAAGGTTGGATGGGTAATAGTCTACTGACTTTGGGCTCTTTACCGGAACGAGGTTCCCAAACATAGGCCATACCACTTCTGCCTACACCAGCGACCAGTCGACCGTCGCTTTTCCACGCTATAGACCACATTCCCTTGGGTTCCTTTGCATCCAAGATGATAGCAGGTGATTTAGGGTTGGACAGATCATAGATAGATGCTGGTGAGGCCGTAGTAGAGATTAGAAGAATATTGGGCGTtgtgggatgaagagagaggttggtgattggggaagatgatggagggatGGTAGAGACAGGTGTCAAGTCTCTGGGAGCTGAAGCTGACGGAAGCTGGTATGCGGATACCTGCGCAATGGATGAATTACATGAAGTGGTCCACTTGTCTGTCGATACCACTTACTGCTCCATCCAAACCACCAACCACAAGCAGTCCATCTTCACATCTGCTCAGATCCCAGTCACCGACACCACCTCCGCTTCCGACTTTCAACGAGATGGAATCTCCATGATAAGGCCTATATGACAGGTCACCAGCTTGCGTGAGCGTAACTATCCATTCTCGATTTGTCTTTATCTCGGAGGAGAATGTGGTAACGGCGCTGGAAGTGTTAGAAGTTGCTGAAGCTGATGGAAGACCGGCGCGGTACCACCCGTCGCGATGGGGTATGCTTGGTACGGCGTTCCTGTACTTGGATGCGCCGAAGCGAGAAAAGGCCATTGTATTGTGGAGATATAATGGTTATAGATGTATTGTAGTGCATCTATCGTCGCTGCGTGGAGGCGTGCCAGCCATTTACGTATTTGGCCCGACGGAGTTCGGCTCGGGTTGTCGGATCGCGCACGACAAGCTGAGCCTCTCCGCGTTTGCAGACCTCTCCGGGCAGACCTCCATACCTCGACAATTCCATGAGCTTGACAACCTGACACTCAACCCCTATGCGACTCCATCATATACACAACTTTTACAGCTCAAGATATAGCAAACTACAACAAGTTACATAACATTTTACAGTTCGCCAACTAACGATGTCATACTTCTTGTCCTCACTGTCAGCGGTCGGCTACTAGGCGTTCCGCTCCTTGCTCTGCTGTTTTCCCGACTCGTTCTCGCACTCTTTGGTGCAACCATGATCTTCGGTCTCTTCGGCGTCTCGGAAGTGGGTGAAACCGATCGCACTCGACTATTCGTTTTGCTAGCCCTGGGTGTTGCGATAACAGGTGTAACGATTACGGAAGCAGCTTCGACGCTTGTCTTGAGTGTTGGAAGTTGGCCTTCGGCGAAGGCTTCACAGGCAGTTTGACTCCTCGTACGCGCTCTATAAGGGCCGCTTTCAGTAGACAAGGCTCTGCTCGTAGTTCTGGTGGCTCTGCCCTCTCTCGGAGGTCTGCTCGGCGCTGTGGTAGTACTAGCTGTGCTCGTCGCTCTACTAGGAGCTACCACACGATGGCTAGGTGTCCTGTTAGGAGCACCTACAGCGCTGGTCGCTCtcgtccttcctttttttgtAGCTTTATCGTTCGCTCTTGTGTTACTGGCAGCTCGAGCTGGCAGTCCATCCCCCTTTGCAGCTACGTTCTTTGATTTTGCCATAGGTGCCTCGtcaatctttttcttcctttcgaGCTTGGATCTCTTCCTGGCTCTCAATGTCCTAAGCTTTTTGTTGCGAGTACCTTTCACTCTGATCAATTTCCGCTCAAAAACCTTAACAATTTTTCCAAGCACTGATTTCTTCCAACCTATTGACTGAGCGGCACATCTAAGTACAATCTCGTACTGTTGAGGTAGCATACCTGTTCGATCGGACGTTGAATACGAACAAACCTTTTCGCCAGGTGCGAGGGG includes the following:
- a CDS encoding actin cross-linking, which produces MAFSRFGASKYRNAVPSIPHRDGWYRAGLPSASATSNTSSAVTTFSSEIKTNREWIVTLTQAGDLSYRPYHGDSISLKVGSGGGVGDWDLSRCEDGLLVVGGLDGAVSAYQLPSASAPRDLTPVSTIPPSSSPITNLSLHPTTPNILLISTTASPASIYDLSNPKSPAIILDAKEPKGMWSIAWKSDGRLVAGVGRSGMAYVWEPRSGKEPKVSRLLPIQPLKPARIRWIGEDIFITSFSKTRNRQYSLLSGSSLSTTFTQSLDTNPGVLLPLVDEERKIIYVAGRGDMTLRQIELSGPQGYQETLHPLQFPLANASLAAVHSAKLDVMKAEISRILIPIVDKDGDSLLPVSIKVPRRQLIDFHEDLYPDLLGFVPEQTASDWLKGEDNLPLPISLNPSRRGTWETQVENLAKERQNATLSKESADKPVLTTISEAQSSKPENVPLAPGASAVQSAPSTSQKSKYEPVANPNLPSLHGDEDYSSTSYQARIIADYLVDQVTKHKSMGNKGPLMVGLQGPQGCGKTTLTTALVSYLKDEKQLKLAILSTDDLYKTHDGLKSVAQQHPDNALLAGRGPPGTHDIALAVETIKKVNSINDSPGSTVDLPVFDKSLCGGEGDRSADKVLITGPLDVFILEGWSMGFKPLSESDLKQAYGQPKPASPSTSKIYFPNHPLSSLLTLNSYLADFASSIYPSFTTFIQIEPQSFDYVFDWRLEQEHWMKAKNGGKGMSDEQVQKFVERYMPGYELWKDGIWSQEAPWIGQGLRLKFGENRELLEMGVPPSQAPATSTSTKANNSSASTAEAPKPMAQKDVVQTIPAKTPEPATTATSTVAAQAQPQASTKPTPTLTQAQAQPQASTKPTPTLTQAASTTERFNPHWSRKFLAAKSPLIPTYDSLPSISSLHQDSQILRVTPHLAFFPIQGTGGRLCVHPLKKKGRVAVGGEGYLTNGVEIVDFDAELGDGGRVAVAGEDGAIRVWKIDEDGVQGVGPGPGQVLHGKNIDKFTQILFHPTARDLLVGVTNDYGQAHIRFWDLSKGEEVKVVDLPAPSVCLFLDALFIPAGDKVAIGTKDGRLVVFDPRDPETVSSGKAHDSPRSFQISWIDDNHIVSVGFSRGSQRKILLYRLPSSAGGEITTISSVTIDVSPSVLFPVYDSDTSILYVWGKGERVIQAYEIHPDDDREPIAKLSGFTGDSPQIATIFLPKRMVDMKKVEIAKALRLTAKTLEEVSFTVPRNKPGFFQDDIYVPTKDIEKPSMTASEWLEGENVAQGVIDLKPEGMTPLSLAPKADTTARKKFVPAKNVMSEEEKKRKEMDDLFAKAKMDESSSDEEETTTGLDPPDDDW